One window of Paenibacillus sp. FSL K6-3182 genomic DNA carries:
- a CDS encoding glucosaminidase domain-containing protein, which translates to MRKKLNQHLFVYLLILSLVITLGMYVQPLNNEPNSQALETSAAETFSLTTLTPLVVDSLENNEKVIASPTPAPIPVTFNKISAATVNASNQPPTIALETTLEVEQPPAIAEKLTNTYEVTAYYLNIRTKPSATSDIIKVVEKGAKLEITEETDNGWLKLQNGGYVHGGYAKKVKSEVSVLSLASDVNRQPAIALKAKTEEQRIDKIEILKEAVEEELMKPTSAVESDSGLTIEHIEKIFEGTALSGHDLEQAILEVEDEYGINAYFTIAVMKLESGNGKSRLAKSKNNLFGLNAIDGDKYNKAFSFETKGDSVRKFGQLLSKNYVGKGLTTIEKVARKYCPANSKWSSLVKNIMKSDYRKL; encoded by the coding sequence ATGCGAAAAAAGTTGAATCAACATTTATTTGTTTACTTGCTCATTTTATCGTTAGTCATTACTTTAGGCATGTACGTCCAACCTTTAAATAACGAACCGAATTCACAAGCTTTAGAAACGTCTGCAGCAGAAACATTTTCCTTAACTACCCTAACGCCGCTTGTTGTTGACAGCTTAGAGAACAATGAAAAAGTCATCGCTTCACCCACTCCAGCACCTATACCTGTAACATTCAACAAGATTAGCGCAGCTACAGTTAACGCATCTAATCAACCTCCAACCATCGCGCTTGAAACGACTCTTGAAGTTGAACAACCGCCAGCCATCGCTGAAAAACTAACGAATACATATGAGGTTACCGCGTATTACCTTAACATTCGAACAAAACCGAGCGCCACTTCGGATATTATAAAGGTTGTAGAAAAGGGAGCAAAGCTTGAAATTACAGAAGAAACAGACAATGGTTGGCTTAAGCTGCAAAATGGTGGATACGTACATGGCGGATATGCCAAAAAGGTGAAAAGTGAAGTTTCCGTGTTATCCCTTGCTTCTGATGTTAATCGTCAGCCTGCAATTGCGCTTAAGGCAAAAACCGAGGAGCAGCGCATAGATAAGATAGAAATTTTAAAAGAAGCAGTGGAGGAAGAACTTATGAAGCCAACATCTGCTGTAGAGTCTGATTCGGGCCTTACCATCGAGCATATTGAGAAAATATTCGAAGGAACAGCACTATCCGGGCATGATTTGGAACAAGCTATCCTTGAAGTGGAGGATGAATACGGCATAAATGCTTATTTTACAATAGCCGTGATGAAGCTGGAGAGTGGAAATGGCAAAAGCAGGCTGGCCAAGAGCAAAAATAACTTATTTGGCCTCAATGCGATAGATGGCGATAAATACAATAAGGCGTTCAGCTTTGAAACCAAAGGGGACAGCGTACGAAAGTTTGGACAGCTCTTATCCAAAAACTATGTGGGCAAGGGACTGACTACCATTGAGAAGGTTGCCCGAAAATATTGTCCCGCCAACTCCAAATGGTCAAGTTTAGTGAAGAATATAATGAAAAGTGACTACAGGAAGCTCTGA
- a CDS encoding rhodanese-related sulfurtransferase: MSEANHFRVLLYYKFVAVPDAEQFAAEHLAYCKELNVKGRILIADEGINGTLSGTIEQTEQYMAHMRANPLFSDMVFKIDETDKHAFKKIFVRYKKELVTLRYDKPLDPNTLSGTRLSPKEFHEYLQREDVIVLDGRSDYEYDLGHFRNAIRPDLETFKEFPEWLRENMAEFKDKPIITYCTGGIRCEKLTGVMLSEGFNDVYQLEGGIVTYGKDEEVQGKLFDGKCYVFDERTSVVINQTDEAVVVGKCHHCQQPADTYINCADDSCHLQHIVCKECEETKHGFCSTACEEHVVSVK; encoded by the coding sequence ATGAGTGAAGCTAATCATTTTCGAGTTTTATTGTATTATAAATTTGTAGCTGTACCGGATGCTGAGCAGTTTGCTGCTGAACATCTTGCATATTGCAAGGAATTAAACGTAAAAGGCCGTATCTTAATTGCTGATGAAGGAATTAACGGAACGCTCTCAGGAACCATCGAGCAAACTGAACAATATATGGCACATATGCGTGCGAATCCTTTATTTTCGGATATGGTTTTCAAAATCGATGAAACAGATAAACATGCTTTCAAAAAGATTTTTGTACGATACAAGAAAGAGCTAGTGACGCTTCGTTATGATAAGCCTTTAGATCCGAATACATTAAGCGGTACTCGTCTATCACCTAAAGAATTTCATGAGTATTTGCAAAGAGAAGATGTTATCGTACTAGATGGCAGAAGCGATTATGAATACGATCTTGGTCATTTCCGCAACGCGATCAGACCCGATCTTGAAACATTCAAGGAGTTTCCTGAATGGCTTCGCGAGAATATGGCGGAATTCAAAGACAAGCCGATCATTACCTATTGCACAGGCGGCATTCGCTGCGAGAAGCTTACTGGCGTTATGCTTAGTGAAGGCTTTAACGACGTCTATCAGCTTGAGGGCGGTATTGTAACCTACGGCAAGGACGAGGAAGTACAAGGCAAACTGTTTGACGGCAAATGTTATGTATTCGATGAGAGAACATCCGTTGTCATTAATCAAACAGACGAAGCGGTTGTTGTAGGCAAATGCCACCACTGCCAGCAGCCTGCTGATACCTATATCAATTGTGCAGATGACTCCTGTCATTTGCAGCATATCGTATGTAAGGAATGTGAAGAAACGAAGCACGGCTTCTGCTCTACAGCATGCGAAGAGCATGTTGTTAGCGTAAAATAA
- a CDS encoding PCYCGC motif-containing (lipo)protein produces the protein MKRLAQTTLYSVLLSSMLLSACSSQTNSAGSATNAHEANGGNHGDHQTASGDLQETTASLDILPTFLDGASDNLRIAYQTAATVTDVLPYIPCYCGCGESAGHQSNLNCFIAEIKEDGSVVWDDHGTRCGVCIEIAVTTAAMKSSGIEVDRIRQIIDETYKEGYAKPTKTKLPPAS, from the coding sequence TTGAAACGATTAGCCCAAACCACACTCTATTCGGTTCTGCTCTCTTCGATGCTGCTCAGCGCATGCAGCAGCCAAACAAATTCAGCTGGATCAGCAACGAACGCACATGAAGCAAATGGCGGCAATCATGGTGATCATCAAACAGCATCTGGCGATTTGCAAGAGACGACAGCATCGCTTGATATTTTACCAACTTTTCTAGATGGCGCCTCTGACAACCTTCGTATCGCCTATCAAACCGCTGCAACGGTTACGGATGTATTGCCCTATATCCCTTGTTACTGCGGGTGTGGCGAAAGCGCGGGACACCAAAGCAATCTCAATTGCTTTATCGCCGAAATAAAGGAAGACGGCTCTGTTGTCTGGGACGATCATGGCACTCGCTGCGGCGTATGCATCGAAATTGCTGTAACAACCGCAGCAATGAAGTCTTCAGGGATCGAAGTAGATCGGATTCGCCAAATTATCGACGAAACGTATAAAGAGGGTTATGCCAAGCCAACGAAGACTAAGCTCCCTCCTGCTTCCTAG
- a CDS encoding carbohydrate ABC transporter permease, translating into MNSLRSKLTSHLYLSLFSILMLYPVIWWAGASLKKTEELSLPTIWPKTPMWSNYWDGWHFSSEYTFAHFFGNTLLMELGNVIGGVATAAIVAYGFGRLNFKLRGFWFSILLLTMMLPGQVTVVPQYILFNKLGFVDSYVPLVLPHFFGGGAFFIFLLVQFIRGIPKDLDEAATIDGASVYGIFWRVILPLLKPALVTVAIFTFIWSWDDFFAQVLYLSSVDKFTVGLALRMFIDQFDIQWGQLLAMSLLSIFPSVIIFFFAQKHFVEGIATTGLKG; encoded by the coding sequence ATGAATTCGCTGCGTTCGAAGCTGACGAGCCATTTGTACCTATCCCTGTTCTCTATTCTGATGCTGTATCCCGTCATCTGGTGGGCAGGAGCCTCTTTAAAAAAGACAGAGGAGCTCAGCTTGCCGACGATCTGGCCGAAGACACCCATGTGGAGCAATTACTGGGATGGCTGGCACTTCTCATCGGAATATACATTTGCTCATTTTTTTGGAAACACACTGCTTATGGAGCTGGGCAATGTCATTGGCGGCGTTGCCACGGCTGCGATTGTAGCTTATGGCTTCGGAAGGCTAAACTTCAAGCTGCGCGGCTTCTGGTTTTCCATTTTACTGCTGACCATGATGCTTCCAGGGCAGGTAACCGTTGTCCCGCAGTACATTTTGTTCAATAAGCTAGGATTTGTGGACAGCTATGTACCGCTCGTGCTTCCGCATTTTTTCGGAGGCGGCGCATTTTTCATTTTCTTGCTTGTGCAATTTATTCGCGGTATTCCGAAAGATTTGGATGAGGCCGCAACAATTGACGGAGCAAGCGTTTACGGAATCTTTTGGAGAGTGATCCTGCCTCTGCTGAAGCCCGCACTTGTTACCGTAGCTATATTCACCTTTATATGGAGCTGGGACGACTTTTTTGCACAAGTGCTTTATTTAAGCTCCGTTGACAAATTTACTGTTGGGCTGGCACTGCGCATGTTCATCGATCAATTCGACATTCAGTGGGGGCAATTGCTAGCCATGTCCTTGCTGTCGATCTTTCCTTCGGTAATCATCTTTTTCTTTGCACAGAAGCATTTTGTCGAAGGAATAGCTACTACAGGATTAAAAGGGTAA
- a CDS encoding SDR family oxidoreductase, which translates to MRLPNKVVFITDSDSDSGKAIIRRLKESGAHFILNSHSGGSAIGSELKLVQDAGLQAVVVTIDLCKTAEVTDMLLFTKQQLGTVDILVHNNNEISPSTIEDGDEALFQQSIAVNAKSAFICTQAVGKQMMMKQAGKIIYVSSIHAEKPTGSAFTYSIAKGAVKMLSKEAALVLGRYGISVNTIEVGSVAGDDELFHSHLSTLYNDYEYKVPNAVLCSNEDIAELVNFLSSDEARLINGADIRLDGGFLLHYMNFKMKKP; encoded by the coding sequence ATGCGATTGCCAAATAAGGTTGTATTTATTACGGATTCAGACAGTGACAGCGGAAAAGCGATCATTCGACGATTAAAGGAAAGCGGAGCGCATTTTATTTTGAATAGTCATTCAGGAGGCTCTGCGATTGGGTCAGAATTAAAGCTAGTTCAGGACGCAGGCTTGCAGGCGGTCGTAGTTACCATTGACCTTTGTAAAACGGCTGAAGTCACGGATATGCTTCTATTCACGAAGCAGCAGCTTGGTACGGTTGATATTCTCGTTCACAACAATAATGAGATTTCTCCAAGCACAATTGAAGATGGTGATGAAGCGCTTTTTCAGCAAAGCATCGCAGTAAACGCCAAATCGGCATTTATTTGTACGCAGGCTGTCGGCAAACAAATGATGATGAAGCAAGCTGGGAAAATCATCTATGTCTCTTCCATTCATGCCGAGAAGCCGACTGGTTCAGCGTTTACCTACAGTATTGCAAAAGGTGCAGTCAAAATGCTGTCCAAAGAAGCAGCACTTGTGTTAGGGCGATATGGGATCAGTGTCAATACCATTGAAGTGGGTTCTGTTGCTGGCGATGATGAGTTGTTTCACAGTCATCTATCCACCTTGTACAACGATTACGAATATAAGGTGCCTAATGCTGTTTTGTGCAGCAATGAAGATATCGCCGAGCTTGTGAATTTTCTCTCTTCCGATGAGGCGAGACTCATTAATGGTGCAGATATAAGGTTGGATGGCGGTTTTTTGCTTCATTATATGAATTTCAAAATGAAAAAACCGTAA
- a CDS encoding mannonate dehydratase, with the protein MQLAEFFSSQPARLWLLAKQLGIEYAVGGLPWEEKQEKPWDLMPLIRMKQRFADSGLTLNVIESMPPSNEIKLGTAGRDAEIEVFQQFITNMGAAGIPVLCYNFMAQFNWFRTSTTTRTRGGALVSSYDHSLMKDAPLTEAGLISEDQLWENLQYFMERIVPVAEKAKVKLALHPDDPPITPIRGISRILTSAAALQQAIDLVPSAYNGITLCQGTLATAGEHIPSVIRHFAKQDKMFFVHFRDVKGTPEKFEETFHDDGQTDMLEAMHTYYEVGFNGPARPDHVPTMEGEDNANPGYELLGRLYGIGYIRGLMEAAAAARLLNEAKTSVNISG; encoded by the coding sequence ATGCAGCTAGCAGAGTTTTTCTCATCGCAGCCAGCAAGATTATGGCTTTTGGCAAAGCAGCTTGGCATTGAATACGCAGTTGGAGGACTTCCATGGGAAGAAAAGCAGGAGAAACCATGGGATTTAATGCCGCTTATTCGTATGAAACAGCGGTTTGCAGATTCTGGTCTTACGCTTAACGTGATCGAATCTATGCCTCCGAGCAATGAGATTAAGCTTGGAACGGCAGGAAGAGACGCCGAGATCGAAGTGTTCCAGCAATTTATTACGAATATGGGTGCAGCCGGTATTCCTGTCCTTTGCTATAATTTTATGGCTCAGTTCAATTGGTTTCGAACATCGACCACCACTCGGACGCGGGGCGGAGCACTCGTGTCCAGCTACGATCACAGCCTCATGAAGGATGCGCCGCTCACTGAGGCTGGCCTTATTAGTGAAGATCAGCTTTGGGAAAACCTTCAATACTTTATGGAGCGAATCGTCCCTGTTGCAGAGAAAGCAAAAGTGAAGCTTGCGCTACATCCCGATGATCCTCCGATCACACCTATTAGGGGGATATCGCGTATTTTGACAAGTGCAGCTGCCCTGCAGCAAGCGATTGATTTAGTTCCAAGCGCCTATAACGGCATTACCTTATGCCAAGGAACACTCGCAACGGCTGGAGAACATATTCCGAGCGTCATCCGCCATTTTGCAAAACAGGATAAAATGTTTTTCGTCCATTTCCGTGATGTGAAAGGAACGCCGGAAAAGTTTGAGGAAACGTTCCACGATGATGGGCAAACCGATATGCTCGAGGCCATGCATACGTACTATGAAGTAGGCTTTAACGGACCAGCAAGGCCAGATCATGTGCCGACGATGGAAGGCGAGGATAATGCGAATCCCGGATATGAGCTGTTGGGACGCTTATACGGTATCGGTTATATCCGAGGTTTAATGGAGGCAGCTGCTGCTGCGCGATTATTAAATGAAGCTAAGACGAGTGTTAACATTTCGGGATAA
- a CDS encoding sugar ABC transporter permease, producing MIRVKTETVLPKQKQIKTKRKQQGAAHLAGYIFISPWLIGFLLLTLWPIAQSFYLSFTEYSLLEDPIWTGTDNYTKIFTGDSTFTKSLSVTFMFVLFSVPLKLFFSLMVALALNKNIRGMNIYRTAIYFPSLIGGSIAVAALWRNMFGIDGYINQVLAWFGIEGVGWISNPDTSLGTLILLNTWQFGSTMVIFLAGLKQVPQELYESASVDGAGKVRKFISITLPMLSPVMFFNLVLGIIGSFQTFTSAFIITKGGPINSTYMYAMFLYEKAFKHYQMGYASALAWILLTIVALLTLINFAASKYWVFYESDGGKTK from the coding sequence ATGATAAGAGTGAAGACAGAGACTGTTTTACCCAAACAAAAGCAGATAAAAACAAAACGCAAACAACAAGGAGCTGCTCATTTAGCCGGATACATATTTATATCCCCTTGGCTAATCGGTTTTTTGCTGTTGACGCTTTGGCCCATTGCACAATCGTTTTATTTGTCTTTTACCGAATATTCTTTGCTGGAGGACCCAATATGGACCGGCACGGACAACTACACCAAAATATTTACTGGTGATTCCACTTTCACGAAATCGCTCAGCGTGACGTTTATGTTTGTATTATTCTCCGTTCCATTAAAGCTATTTTTCTCCCTTATGGTCGCATTGGCACTTAATAAGAACATTCGAGGCATGAATATTTATCGGACGGCAATTTATTTTCCATCCTTAATCGGAGGAAGCATTGCGGTAGCAGCGCTTTGGCGCAATATGTTCGGGATAGACGGTTATATCAATCAAGTGCTCGCTTGGTTTGGGATTGAAGGGGTAGGCTGGATATCCAATCCGGACACCTCGCTTGGCACATTGATTTTACTCAATACGTGGCAATTCGGATCAACCATGGTTATTTTTCTAGCAGGACTTAAGCAAGTGCCGCAAGAGCTTTATGAATCAGCATCTGTAGACGGTGCCGGCAAGGTAAGGAAGTTTATAAGCATTACGCTGCCGATGCTCTCGCCGGTTATGTTCTTTAATCTCGTGCTGGGCATTATCGGATCGTTTCAAACGTTTACCTCAGCGTTCATTATCACAAAGGGCGGCCCTATTAATTCAACCTATATGTACGCCATGTTCCTGTACGAGAAAGCGTTCAAGCATTATCAGATGGGTTATGCGTCAGCACTTGCTTGGATATTGCTCACCATTGTTGCGCTTCTCACGCTTATTAATTTCGCAGCCTCGAAATATTGGGTGTTCTACGAATCAGATGGGGGGAAAACCAAATGA
- a CDS encoding SDR family oxidoreductase: protein MSIVGKIALVTGAGTGIGKGVAIELARRGVMVAIHYNQSDAGALHTKQMIDDFGGNAMIVQANISQKDEIERMVSTTAGHYGGIDILVNNAALQLNYGFFEHDEVSFDRMMNINLKGYWQCIQAVVPYMKEKQSGRIINMSSVHSKRPTDFDAVYSMTKGGIRMLGRESAIELATYGITVNTIEPGAVDVGKQSARESKPIMSAEDVAKHKKTTRSIHDKFPLGRVGRPLDVAQLVCFIASDESEFMTGSAIRLDGGSMLL from the coding sequence ATGAGTATCGTTGGCAAAATCGCTTTAGTTACCGGCGCTGGAACAGGAATTGGCAAGGGCGTTGCAATCGAGCTTGCACGGCGCGGGGTTATGGTTGCCATTCATTATAATCAGAGCGATGCCGGTGCGCTTCATACCAAACAGATGATCGATGATTTCGGTGGCAACGCGATGATCGTACAAGCGAATATTTCGCAAAAAGATGAAATTGAACGGATGGTCTCCACCACTGCTGGGCATTATGGCGGCATTGACATTTTGGTTAACAATGCCGCATTGCAGCTGAATTATGGATTTTTTGAGCATGATGAAGTCTCTTTCGATCGCATGATGAACATTAATTTAAAAGGCTACTGGCAATGCATACAAGCCGTCGTTCCCTATATGAAGGAAAAACAGTCAGGACGCATCATTAATATGTCTTCTGTTCATAGCAAGCGCCCCACCGACTTCGATGCCGTATATTCCATGACCAAGGGCGGTATTCGCATGTTAGGCAGAGAAAGCGCAATTGAGCTTGCAACGTATGGGATTACCGTTAATACGATTGAGCCAGGAGCCGTGGATGTCGGCAAGCAAAGTGCACGAGAATCGAAGCCAATCATGTCCGCCGAGGACGTCGCGAAGCATAAAAAAACGACTCGCTCTATACATGATAAATTCCCGCTTGGCCGTGTTGGCCGTCCACTCGACGTAGCTCAGCTCGTATGCTTCATTGCATCCGATGAAAGCGAATTCATGACCGGTTCAGCCATTCGACTCGATGGCGGCAGCATGCTGCTCTAG
- a CDS encoding SDR family oxidoreductase: MKVLFIGGTGLISEAVSKLALERGIELYLFNRGKRDEFVPEGAKVIKGDIRDAEQAAAALEGYQFDVVVDWIAFTPEHVSTDIALFRGRTNQYIFISSASAYQKPPKHYIITEDATPLENQYWQYSRDKIACEQLLLDEQASSGFPVTIVRPSFTYGDTMIPAALNSWQHPWSLIARMRAGQPVIVHGDGSSLWTMTHNTDFAKGFIGLLGRAEAIGEAYHITSDEVLTWNQIYEAIGSAAGVEPKLVHISSEFLISHDPDLEGGLLGDKSVTSVFDNRKIKRLVPDFSADLSFEEGIKRTVAWFEAHPERCTEDDAWNEQMDTIIAAHAAGFKK, translated from the coding sequence ATGAAGGTATTGTTTATTGGTGGAACAGGATTAATAAGTGAAGCTGTTTCTAAGCTTGCGTTAGAACGCGGAATTGAACTTTATCTTTTTAACAGAGGGAAGCGAGATGAGTTTGTACCAGAAGGGGCCAAGGTCATCAAGGGTGATATACGCGACGCCGAGCAGGCTGCTGCTGCACTTGAAGGCTATCAGTTTGATGTGGTAGTCGATTGGATTGCTTTCACGCCGGAGCATGTCAGCACGGACATTGCGTTGTTCCGTGGACGCACGAATCAATACATATTTATAAGCTCAGCCTCTGCTTATCAGAAGCCGCCTAAGCACTATATCATCACAGAGGATGCAACACCGCTCGAAAATCAGTATTGGCAATACTCGCGTGACAAGATTGCTTGTGAACAGCTGCTGCTCGATGAGCAGGCGTCATCAGGTTTTCCAGTTACTATCGTAAGACCGTCATTTACCTATGGCGATACGATGATACCCGCTGCCTTAAACAGCTGGCAGCATCCATGGTCACTGATCGCAAGAATGCGTGCGGGGCAGCCAGTTATCGTGCATGGTGATGGGTCATCATTGTGGACGATGACACATAATACTGATTTTGCCAAAGGTTTTATCGGCTTGCTTGGACGTGCTGAGGCGATCGGAGAGGCGTATCATATTACTTCAGACGAAGTCCTTACGTGGAATCAAATCTATGAAGCGATTGGTTCAGCAGCTGGCGTAGAGCCGAAGCTTGTCCATATTTCTTCCGAGTTTCTTATTTCGCATGACCCTGATCTCGAGGGCGGCTTGCTTGGCGATAAATCTGTCACGAGCGTATTTGATAACCGCAAAATTAAAAGATTAGTTCCCGATTTTTCAGCGGATCTTTCCTTTGAGGAAGGTATTAAACGGACGGTTGCTTGGTTTGAGGCTCACCCTGAGCGATGCACCGAAGATGATGCTTGGAACGAGCAGATGGATACGATTATCGCTGCCCATGCAGCCGGATTTAAAAAATAA
- a CDS encoding sugar ABC transporter substrate-binding protein codes for MNKNGSRSLGLLMLALLLVLTACSGGGSNNGGKQTNEGTKSTAKPDDAGGKEAGAKTTLSIMWWGPDARHEATKKALDIYSQQNTNVSFKPEFMAWDAFWQKLPTLAASKSITDVLQMDAAYIQEYVSRGQLEDLSDIDLSGIVDPSVISNLQIDGKLYGIPLSQNAQGLAYNKAELEQYGITLPHKDWTYDEFFQWARDARAKLPDGKYPIGDTTTWDSFNYYQTSMGKPPVMSDGGKTFTLDKDLFMTFYQTYEEFRKTKIVPPAEKAASFLENDPQADPMASGVVMTRGATTGSVSALEQLMPGKVGVVNLPVGPAGGGWAQSTIFLSVSANSKNKDEAKKFLRWFVTDKDAGKALGLTRGIPINPDIYKELEPTLEAKDKLGKEIYDLSLDKALPFYPPAAGFSEWVDTYKKEMEAVTFGQQSIEDAYKKIDKMGKELAAKVAG; via the coding sequence ATGAACAAAAACGGGTCAAGAAGCTTGGGGCTGTTGATGCTGGCATTACTGCTCGTATTGACCGCTTGCAGCGGAGGCGGAAGCAACAATGGAGGGAAGCAAACGAATGAAGGAACGAAGAGCACAGCAAAGCCGGACGATGCAGGCGGCAAAGAAGCTGGCGCCAAAACAACACTCAGCATTATGTGGTGGGGGCCGGATGCCCGGCACGAGGCAACAAAAAAAGCACTAGACATTTACTCCCAGCAAAACACGAACGTATCTTTTAAGCCGGAGTTTATGGCATGGGATGCATTCTGGCAAAAGCTTCCGACACTTGCTGCTTCGAAGTCAATAACAGATGTACTGCAAATGGATGCTGCCTACATTCAAGAATATGTATCGCGCGGTCAGCTAGAGGATCTCTCTGACATTGACCTAAGCGGCATTGTTGATCCATCCGTAATTTCTAATTTGCAAATAGATGGAAAATTGTACGGTATTCCACTAAGTCAGAATGCACAAGGCTTAGCCTACAACAAAGCGGAGCTGGAGCAATACGGGATTACGCTTCCGCATAAGGATTGGACTTATGATGAATTTTTCCAGTGGGCAAGAGACGCTCGGGCGAAGCTGCCTGATGGGAAATATCCGATCGGTGATACAACCACTTGGGATAGCTTCAACTATTACCAGACGTCGATGGGCAAACCGCCCGTTATGTCCGATGGCGGCAAAACATTTACGCTTGATAAGGATTTGTTTATGACCTTCTACCAAACGTATGAAGAGTTCCGCAAAACGAAAATCGTACCTCCTGCAGAAAAAGCCGCTTCATTTCTGGAAAATGACCCGCAAGCTGATCCAATGGCATCCGGCGTCGTAATGACAAGAGGTGCAACAACCGGCTCTGTCAGCGCTTTAGAGCAGCTTATGCCAGGAAAGGTAGGCGTAGTGAATCTTCCTGTTGGTCCTGCGGGTGGCGGCTGGGCGCAATCAACCATCTTCTTAAGTGTAAGCGCGAATTCCAAAAACAAAGATGAAGCGAAAAAATTTCTGAGATGGTTCGTTACCGATAAGGATGCAGGCAAAGCGCTTGGTCTCACACGCGGCATTCCGATCAACCCTGACATTTATAAAGAGCTGGAGCCAACTCTTGAGGCTAAAGATAAGCTCGGCAAAGAAATATATGACCTTTCACTAGACAAGGCTTTGCCGTTCTATCCGCCGGCAGCAGGCTTCTCCGAATGGGTTGATACGTATAAGAAGGAGATGGAGGCTGTAACATTCGGCCAGCAATCGATTGAAGATGCCTACAAGAAAATAGACAAGATGGGCAAGGAATTGGCTGCGAAAGTGGCTGGTTAA
- a CDS encoding mandelate racemase/muconate lactonizing enzyme family protein has protein sequence MSNNPSYEETLAHVSKHASPSALRITDIRFTDIVGGPFHSSLIKVYTNQGLIGFGEVRDGADKVYAQMLKGRLLGENPCNIDKLFRRIKQFGGHARQGGGVSGLEIALWDLAGKAYGVPIYQMLGGKFRDKIRMYCDTEVVGKDTGTAMGLALQKRMEEGFTFLKMDLGIGQIINEPGTLSAPIGFIDEMRNASKNRYSANQDTLTEEEIRDIRNQHYDIHNIPHPFTAIHVTDKGLDMLEQYVADVRAVIGYEVPLAVDHFGHIGLEDCIKLGRRVDKFNLAWMEDMLPWQYTEQYAKLARAVATPICTGEDIYLKENFRPLLQAGGVSVIHPDVLTTGGILETKKIGDMAQEYGVAMAIHMAESPIACLAAAHVAAATENFMALEYHSCEVPWWDDIIISSKLPNKLVQNGFIHMTDAPGLGIDDLNDEVLAQHLHPKIPGLWEHTDNWNHYHSNDRLWS, from the coding sequence GTGTCCAACAATCCTTCTTATGAAGAAACGTTAGCCCATGTGAGCAAACATGCAAGCCCTTCCGCACTTCGGATTACGGATATTCGCTTCACCGATATTGTAGGCGGGCCGTTTCATAGCAGCTTGATTAAAGTGTATACGAATCAAGGCCTAATCGGATTTGGTGAAGTGCGTGACGGAGCTGATAAAGTATATGCGCAAATGCTGAAAGGCCGGTTGTTAGGCGAAAATCCATGCAATATCGATAAGCTGTTTCGCCGCATTAAGCAGTTTGGCGGTCATGCCCGTCAAGGAGGTGGTGTGAGCGGGCTTGAAATCGCTTTATGGGATTTGGCAGGCAAAGCATATGGCGTACCGATCTATCAAATGCTCGGCGGCAAGTTCCGTGACAAAATTCGAATGTACTGCGATACCGAGGTCGTCGGCAAGGATACCGGCACCGCCATGGGACTTGCGCTTCAGAAGCGTATGGAGGAAGGCTTCACTTTCCTAAAGATGGATCTTGGCATCGGTCAAATTATTAATGAGCCTGGTACTTTAAGTGCTCCGATAGGCTTCATTGATGAAATGCGAAATGCTTCCAAAAACCGTTACAGTGCAAACCAAGACACCTTAACCGAAGAAGAAATTCGTGATATCCGAAATCAACATTATGATATTCACAACATCCCCCATCCTTTTACAGCGATTCATGTAACGGATAAAGGGCTTGATATGCTGGAGCAATATGTGGCGGATGTACGCGCTGTAATTGGTTATGAGGTTCCGCTTGCCGTAGATCACTTTGGTCATATTGGTCTTGAAGATTGCATTAAGCTTGGCCGCCGCGTCGATAAATTCAATTTGGCTTGGATGGAGGATATGCTTCCATGGCAGTATACCGAGCAGTATGCGAAGCTCGCGCGTGCTGTTGCAACGCCGATATGTACAGGCGAGGATATCTATTTGAAAGAAAACTTCAGGCCGCTGCTTCAAGCTGGCGGGGTGTCGGTCATTCATCCAGACGTTCTGACGACTGGCGGCATTTTGGAAACGAAAAAAATTGGTGATATGGCACAGGAATACGGTGTGGCCATGGCGATCCATATGGCTGAGAGCCCTATCGCCTGTCTCGCAGCAGCGCATGTAGCAGCAGCGACAGAGAACTTTATGGCGCTAGAGTATCATTCCTGTGAGGTGCCATGGTGGGATGATATTATCATTAGCAGCAAGCTTCCGAACAAGCTTGTTCAGAATGGCTTCATTCATATGACAGATGCGCCTGGTCTGGGCATTGACGACTTGAACGATGAGGTACTAGCACAGCATCTGCATCCAAAAATCCCAGGGCTGTGGGAGCATACGGACAATTGGAATCATTACCATTCCAATGATCGGCTTTGGAGCTGA